From the Drosophila simulans strain w501 chromosome 2L, Prin_Dsim_3.1, whole genome shotgun sequence genome, the window ttattttactCCGCaacaataacatttaaatgcaactttTGTGCACTATTTCACCCTTTCACTATtaacaattatatataaaaatgatctAGCTTGAATTCAATGACGTGCTAAAATGACATCATTTTATTACCTTTAAAGCGCCTAAAAAGATATTTGCTAAAAAGGCAGTTCGAAACatttttgtcatttatttGGAAGTGAGTCAACAGATAAGGGAATGTACATTCATATTTCattgtttagtttttctttttttgcggGAAATATCCGGTTGGACTCGTTCCGGATGCCATAGTCATcagtacatttatttttgtaaaatgcataACATATTTTCAACTATCTCTAAAGTAAAGAAAGTTCCACGTACATATATTACAATACAAGAAATGATAAAAGAGATAAAAGTATCCGTCGAGCATCCATTTACAGATCATTTACAATAGTTTTCAACACGTAGATCTAAGTAATGATGGTAAAACGTGCCATTCATCTTGAGCATTCAATTCTTTACAACACATTTTAGCGCCTTCATTCAATTAAACTTATGCTGCGCAAATCCCACTTAGTTCGGGCTTCGTAACACTTGCAAGTAGCAGATAGATTAAAGTCTTTCCTATTACACACATTTATAAAATCTTCAACCTTAGTCGAATGAGTTAAGCTGCTTCTGCATCCGCAAATGCAATGGGTTTCTAAATAGTTTGGCGcgccttttccttttcggAAAAAGGACTCGGTTTTTGGCAACTCACGGCAAGCATTCCCTTTAGCACACTCATAGATCATCATCGCCGATGCCCTCGAACGCACCGTTGGCCACACGTGCTCCATTGTCCACCACGTCGTTGCGGAAGAATACGGCTCCGAAGGTACGCGAAGTGGTCAGCCTGGGCTTGGATCTGGGCGCCGAATCCTCGGACAGAAACCTAACTGGCGGCGTTGTGGGCGCAGTGGACGTAGAACACGAGGAGGATGCCCACGTCGACGTGGAACAGGTTGAGCTGGGCGTTGATGAGGACGACGTGACTGcgttctgctcctgctcctcatcGCTATTCTGATCCTTTCCGCTGCCAGTGCCTCGCTGTAAGAGCTCGTCGACCATGGCCTGCAGGCACACGGACATCAGCATGGCCTGCTCACTGTTAATGGTGATCCAGCGCAGTGTCTGCTTGCCAATCAGATACTCAAAGGCCAGCTGGAGATGCGTGGGTTCCAGCCGCGATTCCAGCGTGTTGTGTGTGACGCTGACGCGCCACGAGCGCATCCTGGTTACCCGGAACTTCGTCTCGTAGATCTTAACGCCACGTGCCGTGCGCAGGGCCAACTCCTTGTTGCCAATGCTGATTAGCGCCATTGTGTCCGGTTCGGGATAGTCCACCTGCGCCTCATCGAACTGCAGGCAGCCGTAGGAGGGCAGCTGACGCACCAGGTCCATGTACTCACGCGCTCTTCCCTGCATCTGCAGGCTGTTCAGTTGGCGACCCTCGCCGGGCGTACAGATGACCACCCACTCGCGGTTCACATCCGCAACGGTCTGGTTGTAGAGCAAATTCAACGCCACCTTGCTCCCGGTCAGCTTGGCATCTCTACTCGAGTCCCAGTAGCAGgtacgcagcagcagctcgcAGGGCTGTACATGTAGACGCGTTATATACGGCGACTCGAAGTCCATGAGGCGTCGCACTAGGTGCAGTTCGCCAGATTTCCTCTGGCGCCGCACTAGGAACAGGCAGAAGAAGCGCACCAGCTCGTCGGGCAGCTGGAGCTCCCGGCAGACGCTCTTGAGCAGCGCACTGGCGTTCTGCTGCACCGAGCAGTTGACCAGGATGCGTTCGCCCGCGGGATTCGTATAGACCTGCACCTCCAGCTGCTGTTCCTCGCAATCGGTGGCGACCTGGCCCTCGGCCAGTGCCGTGTCCAGTTGGGCGCGCTGCAGGTACTGCTGCAAGTGGGCGGATCGGGCCAGACGGTTATCCTGGCCCACCGCCTGCAGGTACTGCTCCAGGGAGCTGCGACGCGCCTCCAGTTGGCCATTGGTGAGCGGCAGGAGGCGTTTGGGTGGAAAGGGCGGCAGGGGGACGCCCACACAGTGCCTGCGCAGCTGGTCGTTCAGCGAGTGCAGCTGTTTGTAGCGCAGGACGCAGTGGTGGATGCCGTTGATGTGTATGTTGTAGGCCGTGTAGGTGGGCGAGGAGCCCAGCTCCTGGGTGTCCGGTATGGAAAAGTGCATCCTGCTGCTGTGCATAGGCGCCCGGCCAGCGGATCACACATGCATTGTGAAGCGGCTCCTCTGCTAAGCGCAGCAATTGCtctcaattcaattaattcgTAGCTTCAATTGTTCACTTTTCGCACAGCTGTGTGACCGTACGCGCATGGTCGCAAAATAACATGCGCGtcgaaaataccaaaaaagagccgtttcaaataaaaagatcgttaaaaatgtttaaatttttaatttaaataattataatagaTATAATACGctcatttagttttattacttttattagatatatatgtaaacCTAAACATTGGTTTGTAGAGGCACAGAAATAATatgcattataaattgtgtGAGTATTTAATGTTGAACCTACACACTAGagaatattgttttaaattgtcAGTCGCTAACGCAGGAAGGGCTGAATTCAAGTTTATGGTCAAATTAGTATCAAATAATATTATCATAGGCGATCTCAActaacaaattgcatttacaaGTCAACTGGGTACTGAACTTCTCCTTTTAGCATAACCACGCCCGAAGGATTTACCTTCACTTTGATTTTGGTGTTGGGATATAAAACTCCATAGTCAACATTTTCGTAAAGGTCCTAAGATGATAGATATGATAAAAAATCAAGAATATTAGGACTAGTGATATATTTACCTCCACTCTGTAGCCAGAAAAGTTAATCAGGCCTAGTTCTTTCAAAGTAACCGAGATATCCGATGGAGTTCCGTCAGTTCTTCTGTTCACAAAGGCGATTGCGTAGGAGTAAAAGTTCTGATAGAGCGGTCCAATCGGTCTTGACCAGATCTCAATGCCCTTGTGCTTATAAATCCTTCTTCCCTGTATTCCAAGCGGATCCTGATCCACGGCGATTATCTTTCGATTCTGTAGAATATGCTTAAACTGCGGACGAATCGTTCTCAAATCAACCGACATCAAAAGTGGAGCGGCCAAAATTGACCAAATTGCGAATTGGGTTTTAGCTTGCTCGTAACTCAGTCCAAAATTTCCGATAATCAACTGTAATTGGATTGGcaaaagatataaatatagtatttTTAGCTAAAAACTATAAATGCCCACCATATCTGGATCGTTCCAGTGACCAGGACCTGCGTTTGGCGCAATTACGTCCTGATTGTTACCATAATAATCGATTATATTCTCCACGGATGCCCAGGAGTCCTGGATGTCGTCATAGTTTCTCCACAGGTTGCAGTGCGTCTGGATGGCCGAGTAGTTCGGCTGTATTCCCGCATAAATCTGATACACTGGCCAGCTGCAGGAATACACCATCGATTTGCCCGTGCTGTTCAGAAGTCTGCCGAAAGTGGAGTAGCCATGATCCATGTCGTAGGGCAGGGCATAGCAACCGTCTAGCTTCACATAGTCCACATTCCAGTCCGCGAATTGAAGGGCATCCTTCTCCTCATAACCAATAATGCCCGGATATCCGGCGCAGGTGTAGTTGCCGTAGTCCTCGTAAATTCCGAACTTAAGGCCTCTCGAGTGAATCTTTAATGGCAAATTGAACATAAGCATAATCGCTATCGATTAAATTCTATACTCACATAATCAGATAAGGCTTTAATGCCATTGGGAAAACGTTTGCGATCAGCTACCAGTTTTCCATCGTGACTGCGATGTTTTTCCAACCAGCAATCGTCGatatttatgtattcataGCCAACAGATGCATAGCCATCCGCCACGACAATATCAGTCATGGTTTGGAATAGTTGTTCACTGTAAATACCAATTTAATGGTTTCAGTTAACTAAGTTAATATTGGCAAACTTGAGGCTTTACCTAATGCAATTATCTGGATCGTTCACGCAGTCCGTGTTGCATCGAAATCTCTCCCAGGAAAGCCAACCCATTGGAGGAGTTTTGGCGAGCCCATTGTCGAGGCATTTACACAAGGTGCTACTCAGTAATATGATCCAAACAGTAGCTAACATAGTTTTCTAAAAGAAAATAGATGGGAAATTAAATGGGTTGTTgtggcaaaaatgtttaaatataagtGATTAAGGTGGTTTAGTGCAGCTTGTAAATAGTAACTTaagaaacataaatatattatatacacaTTCATATCATCTTTCATAATCTAGTTTTTATATTGGATCTTTTGGTTCGATGTTGAAATTAGAGACATCCAAACAGTCTGGCAACGCCGCACTGTAAGCCTGGCTTGCAGGTTCGTTGAACaatgggcaaaaaataaagagcgaaaaaaaagagaaaaaggtCATTTTCAGTAGAAGAGCAGGTTTAAGACTTAGACTCTGTATGTGGAACGGAATGGTTCTCGGTCTATTGTGCTCGAGGTATAATGACAACAAAAGGAGCTCAGCTTGATAACAATGGAGctgtatattaattaattcacGAACTGGTGTTAGAAAAATGTACCAACAAACGTTAATCTTCAAAGCCAGGAAGCTGCTTTCGattaataactaaaatataacACTTAAACAGTTAATTATGAAGTTTggattatttaaattaatgttcATTTACACACTATCTGGCAAATTTGACTTGTTGTGAATTTCATACGTACGTAcacttaaaagaaaaaaataaactagtTTGTGCACAGAAATGTGTGGTACATACCAATGATTTCTATTTGTATATTTGCAGCGCAATTAAGTAATAGCGTTTTTCGCATTGGAGCCGGTTTCTCGTAGCCAATGGCAGCTTATGTGAGCTGCAGCTTAAATCCTTcagtatttaattaaacaaaattaaaaagtttattcaaCTCCGATCGGTTATTAAACCAATATTTAATGTGAACTTCAGTTTTAAACGCTTCAATGCCATTTTAGCCACTTAGATGGAACTccaaaagtaaatattatgTGGCGGTGGCAAATGGAGACATTAAGAACTAAGGCACATAAATACGTatgcaaatgtatatatatacacaaaacaacataaaaaaccAGTTTTTTTTATGAGAGTAAAGTGCTTTTAGTACTTGAGTTGCGAGGGTTGAAGTTGTATATGTGATAAAGTGCTCATTTATTGCGCTACTTCCTTTCAAACAATGCATTaaatacgaaataaacaaaaaagatatcagatttgcttaaattttattaaaacttatttactATATATCTGGAAATGTTATGTTTATTTGGCTAGTAACCGTCGATGAGCTTAGCTATGTTTTTGTCTCTAATGAACTGGCATTTCTGTTCGAATTGCTGTAACGATTCCTCCATCCTAAAGAACTCCGAATTGatcattttattgtttttacgGATCTGATTAAGGAATATATCCATGGGGGAAGTGTCTTCTTCTGAGAGTactgcaaaataaatataatattatgttatattatattaacaatatatggtatattataCAAACCTTCCTGATTTTGCTGCACGATAGCTGGTGTTCCACTTGAAATGGTGGATAGATTGGAACGTCCGATTTTCTCGCCACTTTCTACGAACTGAGCGATGGCGTTGCGGAATTTCTCGGGTATCAGAAATAGTCGATCAACATTTCCCTTTTTGTAACACAGATAGGCGCTCTTCATTTGAAACCATTTTCTGCGGATTTGAGTGGGCGACTTATTTGGAAAACCCCTTTTTTTCATCTGATTGGCGATTTGGATGAAGGTGTactgggtggtgctggtggacAGGGCTCCCTGGCAGTTGTTCACCTCCTTAATCAGGTCGAGCATGCACTCTATTTCGGCGGAGACCCAAAAGTTTCGTTTCAGTTTCTCGGACTTCATGGTTTTGACAATATTTCtgaaaacaaatgttttttaatcTCAAGTTTGTTGTTCTACGTGAATAGTGTGACCGGATCAAGAGAACTTTAAAATATCCGAAACGATAGAACATAAACGAATTTCGTCgctgaaaagccaaaaaaaattaaaaaaaactaaaattttgttttatgagTTTACGtatgttacattttttaaatttaagttggGAGTAAGTATaactttttaatgcaaattaatgcaatttccATAGCGTATTTTTTCcgtattttaaagaaaataaaaaagggaactggttaaattataaatatttgagttTCGAAGGAAATGTTAAAAAGTTGCGCGATttcagaaatatattttttgaatgaTTCGCCCTTGCTATGcatattttgcttttgtaaACGATgcagaaaagtaaaaaatttctcaaataaaaaaaatcaaattaattgtgtAGGATaacattgaaattaataaaatattttacaaaaaaacaaacaaaagactttAGTATATACTTAAACATACCATTTACGCTGACGCTGGCAACCCTGCTGTATTTCGCACGCCTGTTGCTTCCCTTGTTTCGTCTgaaacttttataaaatattctcCGGGCTGGAGAACAAAAACCCTTAGAAAAATAGGTGGCACAGGTAGGCGCATACgactaaaaaataattttatatgaaaaaatatatcgatgTATTAATCGAAGACAAAACCTTGACTTAAATGTGTTTGTTGACTTTTCTTCCAAAGAAACGTGCTGCGAAAGTGTAAATAATGGACTCCAAATACTTTGCAACCAGCAGAAACAATGCTGGAGGTCCATCGCCTGTGAAGTTCTCCTTCAAGCGGACGTACGAGGCCATGGTGAACAGTTCAATACCGGAGAAGAAACCCCATGTGTCCCAAGTCAAGCAGACAATAGCTCCCATTCTGCTGACCAGCAAAAGAACCTCCATtgaacagcagcaaaaatCACTGCCCGTCTTCAATTGCCGCCAGCGAATCCTCAAGGAACTGGAAGTGAACGACACCGTGCTGATCATGAGCGAGACGGGCTCGGGCAAGACCACACAGATACCGCAgttcctgctgctggctggtTACGCCAAGAACGGCATGATCGGAATCACCCAGCCGCGCAGAGTGGCGGCCATAACAGTGGCACGTCGCGTGGCCCAGGAGTTGAACGGAAGTATTGGCGACACGGTGGGCTATACGGTGCGTTTCGAGGATGCCACCTCAAGGGCCACAAAGATTCGATTCCTTACCGACGGCGTTTTGCTGCGAGAGTCCATCAAGGATCGACTACTGCTCAAATATTCTGTGATTATTCTGGACGAGGCTCACGAGCGAACCGTGAACGCAGACCTACTATTCGGGATAGTCAAGGATGCTCAGAAGGAGAGGCGAAAGCAAAAGTTGGGCAACCTAAAGGTAGTGGTTACGTCTGCCACGATGGATATCGATCACTTCGGAAATTACTTCAATTGCAAGGGCATGTACCTTGAGGGCAGAACGTATCCGGTCCGTGTGATGCACACCAAGGAGGAACACGAAGATTACGTCCACACCGTGCTCGTTACCCTCTTTCACATACACCGCACCACGCCAAAAAAGTAGGTCtgatgatatatatatttagactTAC encodes:
- the LOC6731748 gene encoding sorting nexin-17, whose translation is MHSSRMHFSIPDTQELGSSPTYTAYNIHINGIHHCVLRYKQLHSLNDQLRRHCVGVPLPPFPPKRLLPLTNGQLEARRSSLEQYLQAVGQDNRLARSAHLQQYLQRAQLDTALAEGQVATDCEEQQLEVQVYTNPAGERILVNCSVQQNASALLKSVCRELQLPDELVRFFCLFLVRRQRKSGELHLVRRLMDFESPYITRLHVQPCELLLRTCYWDSSRDAKLTGSKVALNLLYNQTVADVNREWVVICTPGEGRQLNSLQMQGRAREYMDLVRQLPSYGCLQFDEAQVDYPEPDTMALISIGNKELALRTARGVKIYETKFRVTRMRSWRVSVTHNTLESRLEPTHLQLAFEYLIGKQTLRWITINSEQAMLMSVCLQAMVDELLQRGTGSGKDQNSDEEQEQNAVTSSSSTPSSTCSTSTWASSSCSTSTAPTTPPVRFLSEDSAPRSKPRLTTSRTFGAVFFRNDVVDNGARVANGAFEGIGDDDL
- the LOC6731749 gene encoding alpha-N-acetylgalactosaminidase: MKFTTSQICQIKTMLATVWIILLSSTLCKCLDNGLAKTPPMGWLSWERFRCNTDCVNDPDNCISEQLFQTMTDIVVADGYASVGYEYINIDDCWLEKHRSHDGKLVADRKRFPNGIKALSDYIHSRGLKFGIYEDYGNYTCAGYPGIIGYEEKDALQFADWNVDYVKLDGCYALPYDMDHGYSTFGRLLNSTGKSMVYSCSWPVYQIYAGIQPNYSAIQTHCNLWRNYDDIQDSWASVENIIDYYGNNQDVIAPNAGPGHWNDPDMLIIGNFGLSYEQAKTQFAIWSILAAPLLMSVDLRTIRPQFKHILQNRKIIAVDQDPLGIQGRRIYKHKGIEIWSRPIGPLYQNFYSYAIAFVNRRTDGTPSDISVTLKELGLINFSGYRVEDLYENVDYGVLYPNTKIKVKVNPSGVVMLKGEVQYPVDL
- the LOC6731750 gene encoding uncharacterized protein LOC6731750; amino-acid sequence: MKSEKLKRNFWVSAEIECMLDLIKEVNNCQGALSTSTTQYTFIQIANQMKKRGFPNKSPTQIRRKWFQMKSAYLCYKKGNVDRLFLIPEKFRNAIAQFVESGEKIGRSNLSTISSGTPAIVQQNQEVLSEEDTSPMDIFLNQIRKNNKMINSEFFRMEESLQQFEQKCQFIRDKNIAKLIDGY